A window of Pullulanibacillus sp. KACC 23026 genomic DNA:
ATGGGCTCCACACACGCCCTGATTTTGTGTATTGGAGCCCCCATCACACACGAAGGGCTCCCGCACACGCCCTGATTTTGTGTATTGGAGCCCGGTTATGAAAAAAAGATAAGATTCTAAAAAAATTAAAGAGTTGGTCAGTGTCAAAAGCCCTCTCTTTCGAATGAAAGTGAGGGCTTTTCGTCCTGGATTTTTATAAGGGGGGGAGGGCCCCCCAACAGAAATTTTGAAGAACTTCACTGGGCCTTGTTACATAAGATTATTTTGAATGACCCATTTGTGGAGAAGGAGAGAGAAGCGTGTACAAATATGAAGAGCATACATTCCAGTTTTCAAAAAATGACATCATTGAGGCCCTTGAAAACTATTTTGGTATTGAAGGATCATTAGTCGACTATAAATTTGGTCCGTATAATACAGAGGAAGATAGTCCTGATTTTTTAATGGTGAAGTCGAGACTTGAGTACGGGAATGAACAGACGAGTTCTCATGTTCCTAAACTGGTAGAGTTTGGCTCATTAGATTAATGGGGGATTCGCCTCCCAACTTGTTAACCATTGCCAACCAAAAGCCTGAAGAAGTTAAGAAATAAGAGGTTCATCGCTTATAGACGTTGTAAAAACAGATAAAGAATTAAGAAGAGCTTGCTCCCTATCCGGTTTTGATAGGAGGCAGGCTCTTGTTTGTTTATGGGGCTTATTTTGATGAAATCTGTCAATCATAGCTTACTGAGGGTATTCAGGTTTGACAAAAGCTTTATTATTTTATCGTAAAAGGAAAAATCCGGTCGATTTTTAGTAATAATTGGTTTACGTTTGGGATCTTTTACAGGTAAAATAGAATCAGATGACTTTTTAAACAAGGCGGTAAAGCTCGATCGATCGTCTTAGTATTTGAGTTCATCGCATATGTAATCCGAGTAATCACCGAAGAAACGACAGACACTATGTTTATCGGAAAGTTTTGAAAGCTCATCAACGTTGAACACAACTACTAAATACAATAGGAGGCCTATCTATATGGCAGTCGTATCTCTAGCTAAAGGTCAAAAAGTGGATCTTACAAAAACAAATCCTGGTTTATCCAAAGTGTTAGTCGGGCTAGGTTGGGATGTCAACAAGTATGATGGGGGTCAAGATTTTGACCTTGATTCTTCTGTTTTTTTACTTGGTGAGAATGGAAAGGTAAAAGATGGGGCAGATTTCGTCTTCTACAACAATACAACAGGTGCAGGCGGTGCGGTCGTCCACTCGGGTGATAACCTGACAGGAGAGGGAGATGGCGATGATGAGCAAGTCAGAATTGCCATTAAAGATGTTCCATCTCATATACAAAAAATTACATTTACCGTTACCATTCACGAAGCTGAGGCTAGAAGACAAAATTTCGGCCAAGTCAGCAATGCGTTTATTCGCGTCGTGAATGAAGAAACGAATGAAGAGTTAATCCGTTATGACTTAGGTGAGGATTTCAGCGTTGAAACCGCCATCGTCGTCGGTGAATTATATCGCCATAATAACGAGTGG
This region includes:
- a CDS encoding TerD family protein, whose amino-acid sequence is MAVVSLAKGQKVDLTKTNPGLSKVLVGLGWDVNKYDGGQDFDLDSSVFLLGENGKVKDGADFVFYNNTTGAGGAVVHSGDNLTGEGDGDDEQVRIAIKDVPSHIQKITFTVTIHEAEARRQNFGQVSNAFIRVVNEETNEELIRYDLGEDFSVETAIVVGELYRHNNEWKFSAIGAGYSGGLAALCKDFGLEVG